One region of Catenuloplanes indicus genomic DNA includes:
- a CDS encoding AfsR/SARP family transcriptional regulator: MPGSRVRFRILGGVELWLDDAPAVLPRPRHRAVLGCLLLNANRVVTVSALTEALWGGAAPATARNQLQADISAIRRAGRGALELTTRAAGYLLHADEDQADHLRFAALTARARGAAVSERVPLLREALALWHGPALADAAGAYVAAARLQLGEERLSACEDLYEAELELGRHREIVPDLTRAARDEPTRERLWVTLMLALHRCGRRADALAAGRELRRFLADEHGLEPGPAFQETERLILRADEDDAGPAAAPVVPALLPPDIVDFTGRDAEIARLDAALAPAGRPLPVVTITGMGGVGKTTLAVHAAHRAAGDYPGGQLYATLRGTEARPVEPGDVLARFLRALGVDERAIPIDLTERADAYRSRLAGRRVLVLLDDAADEAQIRPLLPGDGSCVALVTSRAGLDGLAGARRVQLGVFSDDEAASLLGRVAAPQRVAREPAESATILRLCGRLPLAVRIAGARLRSRPAWPMSRLATALQNEQRRLDHLVAGDLAVRTSIASSYRAIGAAGQLLARRLSLFTVPDFPSWLASAVAGVPAAEAEDLLERLVDAHLLLDAGTDATGAGRYRFHDLVRLYLRERAQAEEPSDGTDVLRAGFGAYLGLARRMATLIPGPCYAAIHGTFPAVTVPVPDEVDPIEWFAAERLALLAVVRHACDAGEIEAAFDLAGCMEKHFDIRGIYIDWRATSDYVLAACRAAGHRLGEAVMLRGLTELAAWHEVDHPGGAMDRMLADAEQTAELFESVGHGPGLSDAAVMKAWALAAKGTYGEAAEAAELAIRLAEEHDHLGGQARAHVAAAVVHGESLDLAVAEDHLTVALRVAREVGNQRYVATVLQFIGVLNTRAGRTGAAIAALDESLRVLRTYQDRYAEVLTLLTLARAHLPGPPARGYATEALTIAREYNLPHHTADALGVLGAVELADGNHRRAVDHLSASVRLWRQRGWGTFLADALRTLGDAQAPISPAAALHAWREARDIYLSVGHAPRVAELNALISKQVAAASPSS, encoded by the coding sequence ATGCCAGGTTCGCGCGTGCGATTCCGGATCCTGGGCGGCGTGGAGCTCTGGCTCGACGACGCGCCCGCCGTGCTGCCGCGACCCCGGCACCGCGCGGTCCTCGGCTGCCTGCTGCTCAACGCGAACCGGGTGGTCACGGTCTCCGCGCTGACCGAGGCGCTGTGGGGCGGCGCCGCGCCCGCCACCGCCCGCAACCAGCTGCAGGCCGACATCTCCGCGATCCGGCGGGCCGGCCGCGGTGCCCTCGAGCTGACCACGCGCGCGGCCGGCTATCTGCTGCACGCCGATGAGGACCAGGCCGACCACCTGCGGTTCGCCGCGCTGACCGCACGGGCCCGCGGCGCGGCGGTCAGTGAACGGGTGCCGCTGCTGCGCGAGGCGCTCGCGCTCTGGCACGGCCCGGCACTCGCGGACGCGGCCGGGGCCTACGTGGCCGCGGCCCGGCTCCAGCTCGGCGAGGAGCGTCTGAGCGCCTGCGAGGACCTCTACGAGGCGGAGCTGGAACTGGGCCGGCACCGGGAGATCGTGCCGGACCTGACCCGCGCCGCCCGCGACGAGCCGACCCGGGAACGGCTCTGGGTGACGCTGATGCTGGCGCTGCACCGCTGCGGCCGCCGGGCCGACGCGCTCGCAGCCGGCCGGGAACTGCGCCGGTTCCTCGCCGACGAACACGGCCTCGAACCCGGCCCGGCCTTCCAGGAGACGGAACGCCTGATCCTGCGCGCCGACGAGGACGACGCCGGCCCGGCCGCCGCACCGGTCGTGCCCGCGCTGCTCCCGCCGGACATCGTGGACTTCACCGGCCGCGACGCCGAGATCGCGCGGCTCGATGCCGCGCTCGCCCCGGCCGGGCGGCCGCTGCCGGTGGTCACGATCACCGGGATGGGCGGCGTCGGCAAGACCACGCTCGCGGTGCATGCGGCGCACCGCGCGGCCGGTGACTACCCCGGCGGGCAGCTCTACGCGACGCTGCGCGGCACCGAGGCGCGGCCGGTCGAGCCGGGCGACGTGCTGGCCCGGTTCCTGCGCGCGCTGGGCGTGGACGAGCGCGCGATCCCGATCGACCTGACCGAGCGCGCGGACGCGTACCGGTCCCGGCTGGCCGGCCGCCGCGTGCTGGTGCTGCTGGACGACGCCGCGGACGAGGCGCAGATCCGCCCGCTGCTGCCCGGTGACGGCTCCTGCGTCGCGCTCGTCACCAGCCGGGCCGGTCTGGACGGGCTGGCCGGTGCGCGCCGCGTCCAGCTCGGCGTCTTCTCCGACGACGAGGCCGCGTCGCTGCTCGGCCGCGTCGCCGCGCCGCAGCGGGTGGCGCGCGAGCCGGCGGAGAGCGCCACCATCCTGCGGCTGTGCGGGCGGCTGCCGCTGGCCGTGCGGATCGCCGGTGCGCGGCTGCGGTCCCGGCCCGCGTGGCCGATGTCCCGGCTGGCCACCGCGCTGCAGAACGAGCAGCGGCGGCTGGACCACCTGGTCGCCGGTGACCTCGCGGTGCGCACGTCGATCGCGTCCAGCTACCGCGCGATCGGCGCGGCCGGGCAGCTGCTCGCCCGCCGGCTCAGCCTGTTCACCGTGCCCGACTTCCCGTCCTGGCTGGCCTCGGCCGTGGCCGGGGTGCCCGCGGCCGAGGCGGAGGACCTGCTGGAACGACTGGTCGACGCGCACCTGCTGCTGGACGCCGGCACCGACGCCACCGGCGCCGGCCGATACCGCTTCCACGACCTGGTCCGGCTCTACCTGCGCGAACGCGCACAGGCCGAAGAGCCCTCCGACGGTACGGACGTGCTGCGCGCCGGCTTCGGCGCCTACCTGGGCCTGGCCCGCCGGATGGCCACGCTGATCCCCGGGCCGTGCTACGCGGCCATCCACGGCACGTTCCCGGCCGTAACCGTGCCCGTTCCTGACGAGGTGGATCCGATCGAGTGGTTCGCGGCCGAACGCCTCGCGCTGCTGGCCGTGGTGCGGCACGCCTGCGACGCCGGCGAGATCGAGGCCGCGTTCGACCTGGCCGGCTGCATGGAGAAGCACTTCGACATCCGCGGCATCTACATCGACTGGCGCGCGACCAGCGACTACGTACTGGCGGCGTGCCGGGCCGCCGGGCACCGGCTGGGCGAGGCGGTGATGCTGCGCGGCCTCACCGAGCTCGCGGCCTGGCACGAGGTCGATCACCCGGGCGGCGCGATGGACCGCATGCTGGCCGACGCGGAACAGACCGCGGAATTGTTCGAGTCGGTCGGTCACGGCCCCGGCCTGTCCGACGCGGCCGTGATGAAGGCGTGGGCGCTCGCGGCGAAGGGCACCTACGGCGAGGCCGCCGAGGCCGCGGAGCTGGCGATCCGGCTGGCCGAGGAGCACGACCACCTCGGCGGGCAGGCCCGCGCGCACGTCGCGGCCGCGGTCGTGCACGGCGAGTCGCTCGACCTCGCGGTCGCGGAGGACCACCTGACCGTGGCGCTGCGGGTGGCCCGCGAGGTCGGCAACCAGCGGTACGTCGCGACCGTGCTGCAGTTCATCGGCGTGCTCAACACCCGCGCCGGCCGCACCGGCGCCGCCATCGCCGCGCTCGACGAGTCGCTGCGCGTGCTGCGGACGTACCAGGACCGGTACGCCGAGGTGCTGACGCTGCTCACACTGGCCCGCGCGCACCTGCCCGGCCCGCCCGCCCGCGGGTACGCCACCGAGGCGCTGACCATCGCGCGCGAGTACAACCTGCCGCACCACACCGCGGACGCGCTCGGCGTGCTGGGCGCGGTCGAGCTGGCGGACGGCAACCACCGCCGCGCGGTCGACCACCTCTCCGCCTCGGTACGGCTGTGGCGGCAGCGCGGCTGGGGCACGTTCCTCGCGGACGCGCTGCGCACGCTCGGCGACGCGCAGGCCCCGATCTCGCCCGCGGCAGCGCTGCACGCCTGGCGCGAGGCCCGGGACATCTACCTCTCGGTCGGCCACGCACCGCGCGTCGCGGAGCTCAACGCGCTCATCTCGAAGCAGGTCGCGGCCGCATCGCCCTCGTCATGA
- a CDS encoding helix-turn-helix domain-containing protein has protein sequence MSPQADLRSSTLDIAEVAARSGLSVSALRYYEEKGLIASSGRKGLRRQFTADVLERLALVAIGRDAGFTLDEIAGMFGPDGEPAIDRALLRMRADDLDRTVRRLTVLRDGLRHAAACPAPRHLDCPTFRRIMTRAMRPRPASR, from the coding sequence GTGTCACCTCAGGCGGACTTGAGGTCAAGCACGCTCGACATCGCCGAGGTCGCGGCCCGGTCCGGCCTGTCCGTCTCGGCGCTGCGCTACTACGAGGAGAAGGGCCTGATCGCGTCGTCCGGGCGGAAGGGCCTGCGCCGGCAGTTCACCGCGGACGTGCTGGAACGGCTCGCGCTGGTCGCGATCGGCCGGGACGCGGGCTTCACACTGGACGAGATCGCCGGCATGTTCGGCCCGGACGGCGAGCCGGCCATCGACCGGGCGCTGCTGCGCATGCGCGCGGACGACCTGGACCGCACCGTCCGCCGGCTGACCGTGCTGCGTGACGGCCTCCGGCACGCGGCGGCCTGCCCGGCGCCGCGGCACCTGGACTGCCCCACGTTCCGGCGGATCATGACGAGGGCGATGCGGCCGCGACCTGCTTCGAGATGA
- a CDS encoding class I SAM-dependent methyltransferase translates to MQWNGHSGDAWAQAQDLLDALFRPLENLLVAPLTGGDVLDVGCGTGSTTHAAARALGHCTGVDVSARMIDAARARGGPATFLHADAQEHPFAPASYDVIMSRFGVMFFADPVRAFTNLHRAARPGAALRCVVWRSAADNPFMTTAERAAAPLLPDLPVRRPDGPGQFAFADPDVVTPILRTAGWSDVGLAPIDVECTMPASELTGYFTRLGPVGLTLAGPGVDDAIRAAVIDAVRPAFAPFVHGDRVRFTAACWLLTARNSPS, encoded by the coding sequence ATGCAGTGGAACGGTCACTCCGGCGATGCCTGGGCGCAGGCGCAGGACCTGCTCGACGCGCTCTTCCGCCCGCTGGAGAATCTACTCGTGGCGCCGCTCACCGGCGGCGACGTGCTGGACGTCGGCTGCGGCACCGGCAGCACCACGCACGCGGCCGCTCGCGCACTGGGGCACTGCACCGGCGTCGACGTCTCGGCCCGGATGATCGACGCGGCCCGGGCCCGGGGCGGTCCCGCCACGTTCCTGCACGCGGACGCGCAGGAGCACCCGTTCGCGCCCGCGTCGTACGACGTGATCATGTCCCGGTTCGGCGTGATGTTCTTCGCCGACCCGGTGCGGGCGTTCACAAATCTGCACCGCGCGGCCCGGCCCGGTGCCGCGCTGCGCTGCGTCGTCTGGCGCTCCGCGGCTGACAACCCGTTCATGACCACCGCGGAGCGCGCGGCCGCTCCCCTGCTGCCCGATCTGCCGGTACGCCGCCCGGACGGGCCCGGTCAGTTCGCCTTCGCCGACCCGGACGTCGTCACGCCGATCCTGCGTACGGCCGGCTGGAGCGACGTCGGCCTGGCGCCGATCGACGTCGAGTGCACGATGCCGGCGAGCGAGCTGACCGGCTACTTCACCCGGCTCGGCCCGGTCGGTCTCACGCTCGCCGGCCCCGGCGTCGACGATGCGATCCGCGCCGCCGTGATCGACGCGGTCCGCCCGGCCTTCGCCCCGTTCGTCCACGGCGACCGGGTCCGCTTCACCGCCGCCTGCTGGCTCCTCACCGCCCGCAACTCCCCGTCCTGA
- a CDS encoding SDR family oxidoreductase produces the protein MSGIDGKVIAVTGASAGIGEATALLLAERGARVVLAARRTDRIERLAARITEAGGHAAFAATDVTRRDDLTALVALARSRFGRLDVLVNNAGIGPISPMDELRVDEWDAMIDVNLRGVLYGIAAALPVFREQRTGHVVNVVSTAGLRISPTMAVYAATKNAVRTLSEGLRQEAGENLRVTVVSPGMTRTGFIDGIADDGIRTDMAATVDRVAIPPSAIAEAIAFAIAQPASVDVGDIVVRPTAQN, from the coding sequence ATGTCCGGAATCGACGGCAAGGTGATCGCGGTGACCGGCGCGTCCGCCGGTATCGGTGAGGCGACTGCGCTGCTGCTGGCCGAGCGCGGGGCGCGGGTGGTGCTCGCCGCCCGGCGCACCGACCGGATCGAGCGGCTGGCCGCCCGGATCACCGAGGCCGGTGGCCACGCCGCGTTCGCCGCCACCGACGTGACCCGCCGCGACGACCTGACCGCGCTGGTGGCGCTGGCCCGTTCCCGGTTCGGCCGCCTGGACGTACTGGTCAACAACGCCGGCATCGGCCCGATCTCGCCGATGGACGAGCTGCGGGTGGACGAGTGGGACGCGATGATCGACGTCAACCTGCGTGGGGTGCTGTACGGCATCGCGGCCGCGCTGCCGGTCTTCCGCGAGCAGCGGACCGGCCACGTGGTCAACGTGGTCTCCACCGCCGGTCTGCGGATCAGCCCGACCATGGCCGTCTACGCGGCCACGAAGAACGCGGTCCGCACGCTCTCCGAAGGACTGCGCCAGGAGGCCGGTGAAAACCTGCGGGTCACCGTGGTCTCACCCGGCATGACCCGCACCGGCTTCATCGACGGCATCGCCGACGACGGGATCCGCACCGACATGGCCGCCACGGTCGACCGGGTCGCGATCCCGCCGTCCGCGATCGCCGAGGCCATCGCGTTCGCCATCGCCCAGCCCGCCTCCGTCGACGTCGGCGACATCGTCGTCCGCCCCACGGCCCAGAACTGA
- a CDS encoding TetR/AcrR family transcriptional regulator, with amino-acid sequence MTRRTDAENNRARLLAVAREELTGSADVSLHSIAKKAGVGQGTLYRHFPTREALLMAVYRQDVTEVVDAAGSLLATHEPRQALRLWLDRLGAFGRIKHSFASVLHAATRADLAAEHYRPITDAIDRLLTAGREAGEIRADVDAEDLLLLVSFLWHGDAQDPEWEQRSHRMLEVILDGLRPTH; translated from the coding sequence ATGACCCGGCGCACGGACGCCGAGAACAATCGGGCGCGACTGCTGGCGGTCGCGCGCGAGGAGCTGACCGGCTCGGCCGATGTCAGCCTGCACTCGATCGCGAAGAAGGCCGGCGTCGGCCAGGGCACGCTCTACCGGCACTTCCCCACCCGGGAGGCGCTGCTGATGGCCGTCTACCGGCAGGATGTCACCGAGGTGGTCGACGCGGCCGGCTCACTGCTGGCCACTCACGAGCCACGGCAGGCGCTGCGCCTCTGGCTCGACCGGCTCGGCGCGTTCGGCCGGATCAAGCACAGCTTCGCGTCCGTCCTGCACGCGGCCACCCGCGCCGACCTGGCCGCCGAGCACTACCGCCCGATCACCGACGCGATCGACCGGCTGCTCACCGCCGGCCGCGAGGCCGGCGAGATCCGCGCGGACGTGGATGCCGAGGACCTGCTGCTGCTGGTCAGCTTCCTCTGGCACGGCGATGCCCAGGACCCGGAATGGGAACAGCGCTCCCACCGCATGCTCGAGGTCATCCTGGACGGCCTGCGCCCCACGCACTGA
- a CDS encoding ABC transporter permease, which produces MTTVLTIAALTLREAARRRVLRSLAVLTVLLLSLSAWGFTRIDAEFGGLTSGESRFAAALVLNLVMFGLSLIAALGTAFMAGPTLAGETETGIALAVLTRPVHRASVLLGKWLGLAGFGTGFVAVAGAAQLLIVLVTTGYRPPAPVTGLALLAAQAVTLLTLGLLLSTVISPMASGIVAVGLFGATWIAGVIGGLGAALGNDSVRRIGTVSQALLPTDGLWRGAMNAFQDPSLLRSFSEAFEGHPFLSSAALTPGYLTWAGVWVLLALSLAAVAFQRRDL; this is translated from the coding sequence ATGACCACCGTGCTCACGATCGCCGCGCTCACGCTCCGCGAGGCCGCCCGCCGCCGCGTGCTCCGCTCCCTGGCCGTGCTGACCGTGCTGCTGCTGTCGCTGAGTGCCTGGGGCTTCACCCGGATCGACGCCGAATTCGGCGGCCTGACCAGCGGCGAGTCCCGGTTCGCGGCCGCGCTCGTGCTGAACCTGGTGATGTTCGGCCTGAGCCTGATCGCCGCGCTCGGCACCGCGTTCATGGCCGGCCCGACGCTGGCCGGCGAGACCGAGACCGGCATCGCGCTCGCCGTGCTGACCCGCCCGGTCCACCGCGCGTCCGTCCTGCTCGGCAAGTGGCTCGGCCTGGCCGGCTTCGGCACCGGTTTCGTCGCCGTCGCCGGCGCCGCACAGCTGCTGATCGTGCTGGTCACCACCGGTTACCGGCCCCCGGCCCCGGTCACCGGCCTGGCCCTGCTCGCCGCGCAGGCCGTCACGCTGCTCACGCTCGGCCTGCTGCTCTCCACCGTCATCTCCCCGATGGCCTCCGGCATCGTCGCGGTCGGCCTGTTCGGCGCCACCTGGATCGCCGGCGTCATCGGCGGCCTCGGCGCCGCCCTCGGCAACGACAGCGTCCGCCGCATCGGCACCGTCTCCCAGGCCCTGCTCCCCACGGACGGCCTGTGGCGCGGCGCCATGAACGCGTTCCAGGACCCGTCGTTGCTGCGTAGTTTCAGCGAGGCGTTCGAGGGCCACCCGTTCCTCAGCTCCGCCGCCCTGACCCCCGGCTACCTGACCTGGGCCGGCGTGTGGGTGTTGCTGGCCCTGTCCCTGGCCGCGGTCGCGTTCCAGCGCCGCGACCTCTGA
- a CDS encoding ABC transporter ATP-binding protein codes for MSPAVWADGLRKRYRKRVAVDGVSFTVGRGEVLGLLGPNGAGKTTVIKMLLGLVRPDAGETMLLGRPSREPRARARVGYLPELFRYQPWLTASEVLRLHARLAGTAGDPGVLDAVGLADRADDRVGGFSKGMQQRLGLAVALVARPELVVLDEPTSALDPIGRADVRDLLLALRDKGVAVLLNSHLIGEVERVCDRVVILDRGRVAASGTLPELLGGRELRLHLDGVAPAAADRLGGTAAVRDGDWWTIALPDDVPALVSDLVGLGVRVHAVEPGRISLEDRLLTILRGTR; via the coding sequence GTGAGCCCGGCCGTCTGGGCGGACGGTCTGCGCAAGCGCTACCGGAAGCGGGTCGCGGTGGACGGCGTGTCGTTCACCGTCGGCCGCGGCGAGGTGCTCGGCCTGCTCGGCCCGAACGGCGCCGGCAAGACCACCGTGATCAAGATGCTGCTCGGCCTGGTCCGGCCGGACGCGGGCGAGACGATGCTGCTCGGCCGCCCGTCCCGGGAGCCGCGCGCCCGGGCCCGGGTCGGCTACCTGCCGGAGCTGTTCCGGTACCAGCCGTGGCTGACCGCGTCCGAGGTGCTGCGCCTGCACGCCCGGCTGGCCGGGACCGCCGGGGACCCCGGCGTGCTGGACGCGGTCGGGCTCGCCGACCGCGCCGACGACCGGGTCGGCGGCTTCTCCAAGGGCATGCAGCAGCGCCTCGGCCTGGCCGTCGCGCTGGTCGCCCGCCCCGAGCTGGTGGTGCTGGACGAGCCGACCAGCGCGCTCGACCCGATCGGCCGCGCCGACGTGCGCGACCTGCTGCTCGCGCTGCGCGACAAGGGCGTGGCGGTGCTGCTCAACTCGCACCTGATCGGCGAGGTGGAACGCGTCTGTGACCGGGTGGTGATCCTCGACCGGGGTCGCGTCGCCGCGTCCGGCACGCTGCCCGAACTGCTCGGCGGCCGGGAACTGCGCCTGCACCTGGACGGCGTGGCCCCGGCCGCCGCGGACCGGCTCGGCGGCACCGCGGCGGTCCGGGACGGGGACTGGTGGACGATCGCGCTGCCGGACGACGTACCCGCGCTGGTCTCTGATCTCGTGGGTCTGGGGGTTCGCGTGCACGCGGTCGAGCCCGGCCGGATCAGCCTGGAGGACCGCCTGCTCACCATCCTGCGAGGAACCCGATGA
- a CDS encoding sigma-70 family RNA polymerase sigma factor, with amino-acid sequence MVRADLEEIFRDAYPRVVSVAARVLGGRDEAEDVAQEVFLSFGRSAVPAGEATGWLCVAAAHTALNHLRSGRRRAARETGEAAPEPVPDVADAVVTREERRRVRAALGRLPRKQAVALVLRHSGLSYAEIAAALDLSPGSVGTTVRRAESALREELIRHASSR; translated from the coding sequence ATGGTGAGGGCCGACCTGGAGGAGATCTTCCGGGACGCCTACCCGAGGGTCGTGTCGGTCGCGGCCCGCGTGCTGGGCGGACGCGACGAGGCGGAGGACGTGGCCCAGGAGGTGTTCCTGTCGTTCGGGCGGTCGGCGGTGCCGGCCGGTGAGGCGACCGGCTGGCTCTGCGTCGCGGCCGCGCACACCGCGCTGAACCATCTGCGGTCCGGCCGGCGGCGCGCGGCCCGGGAGACCGGCGAGGCCGCGCCGGAGCCGGTGCCGGACGTCGCGGACGCCGTGGTCACCCGGGAGGAGCGGCGGCGGGTGCGCGCGGCGCTGGGGCGGTTGCCGCGCAAGCAGGCGGTCGCGCTGGTGCTGCGGCACAGCGGGCTCAGCTACGCCGAGATCGCGGCGGCCCTCGACCTCTCACCCGGCAGCGTCGGCACCACGGTCCGCCGCGCCGAATCCGCACTGCGCGAGGAGTTGATCCGTCATGCGTCATCCCGCTGA
- a CDS encoding lysophospholipid acyltransferase family protein, which produces MLRLLSYVYWTVIVLTCPVFFAGALVIWAVTLPFDRRRVVLHLYSSAWAVFYVRLNPLWRLRTTGRELLPWRGAAVLVANHASLIDILVLFDLFRPFKWVSKAEIFKVPFVGWNMHLNGYVPLVRGSGESVRKMMARCGELLSRGAPVLLFPEGRRTDDGRLQRFKDGAFELAVRHNVPVHPIAVHGTGRALPKHGLVLRAQVNARVEVLPALLPADFPDARALRDAAHRAIEAALAAVR; this is translated from the coding sequence ATGCTCCGGCTGCTCTCGTACGTGTACTGGACCGTCATCGTCCTGACCTGCCCGGTCTTCTTCGCCGGCGCGCTGGTCATCTGGGCGGTGACGCTGCCGTTCGACCGGCGCCGGGTGGTGCTGCACCTTTACTCGTCCGCCTGGGCCGTCTTCTACGTGCGGCTGAACCCGCTCTGGCGGCTGCGTACCACCGGCCGGGAGCTGCTGCCGTGGAGGGGCGCCGCGGTGCTGGTCGCGAACCACGCCTCGCTGATCGACATCCTGGTGCTGTTCGACCTGTTCCGCCCGTTCAAGTGGGTCTCCAAGGCGGAGATCTTCAAGGTCCCGTTCGTCGGCTGGAACATGCACCTGAACGGCTATGTCCCGCTGGTCCGTGGCAGCGGCGAGTCGGTCCGGAAGATGATGGCCCGCTGCGGCGAGCTGCTGTCCCGGGGTGCGCCGGTGCTGCTGTTCCCGGAGGGCCGCCGCACCGACGACGGCCGCCTGCAGAGGTTCAAGGACGGCGCGTTCGAACTGGCCGTACGCCACAACGTCCCGGTCCACCCGATCGCGGTGCACGGCACGGGCCGCGCGCTGCCCAAACACGGCCTGGTTCTCCGCGCGCAGGTCAACGCCCGCGTCGAGGTCCTCCCCGCCCTCCTCCCCGCCGACTTCCCCGACGCCCGCGCCCTCCGCGACGCGGCCCACCGCGCCATCGAAGCGGCCCTCGCCGCAGTGCGATAG
- a CDS encoding HEAT repeat domain-containing protein has translation MEPMLAELIAAAHAADPEDRLRAAENLSLAMDDDDPAGVAELLVLAADPDVRIRDWATFALSHLVGQDSTGIRAALWARTGDEDENVRAYALHGLARRRDSRAWPLMIEAFESGTVKEHLFEAAAFLREPRLAPHLREFGDDEKGRIAAALTECDPRSRAARDDLVLQVVDLLFAQAPEFEPTIYCERFHLDILLESNAYRPHHVTDVISVLRVTGNDPARAAARIIDGFRAAAG, from the coding sequence ATGGAACCGATGCTGGCGGAGCTGATCGCCGCCGCCCACGCCGCGGACCCGGAGGATCGGCTCCGGGCCGCGGAGAACCTCAGCCTGGCGATGGACGACGACGACCCGGCCGGCGTGGCGGAGCTTCTGGTGCTCGCCGCCGACCCGGACGTGCGCATCCGCGACTGGGCGACGTTCGCGCTGAGCCACCTGGTCGGGCAGGACAGCACCGGGATCCGGGCGGCGCTGTGGGCGCGGACCGGCGACGAGGACGAGAACGTACGCGCGTACGCGCTGCACGGACTCGCCCGCCGGCGGGACTCGCGCGCGTGGCCGCTGATGATCGAGGCGTTCGAGTCCGGCACGGTGAAGGAGCATCTGTTCGAGGCCGCGGCGTTCCTGCGCGAGCCGCGACTGGCCCCGCACCTGCGTGAGTTCGGCGACGACGAGAAGGGTCGCATCGCGGCCGCGCTGACCGAGTGCGACCCGCGGTCACGCGCGGCCCGCGACGACCTCGTGCTCCAGGTCGTCGATCTGCTCTTCGCGCAGGCCCCGGAATTCGAGCCGACGATCTACTGTGAACGGTTCCATCTCGACATCCTGCTGGAGTCGAACGCCTACCGGCCACATCACGTCACCGACGTCATCTCCGTGCTCCGGGTGACCGGCAACGACCCGGCCCGCGCCGCCGCGCGCATCATCGACGGCTTCCGGGCGGCAGCGGGCTGA
- a CDS encoding ABC transporter substrate-binding protein, whose protein sequence is MKTVVISVLAVTLAVTAGCARSESEAAPASSVPSAAAVTSCGLPLTISAPPPRRALALEQNATEILLTLGLADRMAGTSYQTDPVLPELKAAYDAVPVLAKLYPNREAVLAAKPDFVYSTFTSAYATDAAGPRADLQKLGVPAYLSRFACEDPAAGAGAVGFDGIFAEIEEIAGIFGVAEKGAQVVADQRARLAATAGAGSADTDVLWYYSGTTTPYVAGQNGLPAAISAHLGVTNAYGDATQTWPAGSWEEIAQRNPDVIVLADLTRGGDGDSAQSKKDFLTSNAVTKNLDAVKNDRFVTVSGSSMDPSIRSITAAEQVAAGLKELGR, encoded by the coding sequence ATGAAAACCGTTGTCATATCCGTTCTCGCCGTGACGCTCGCGGTCACGGCGGGATGCGCGCGCAGCGAGAGTGAGGCAGCGCCGGCCTCGAGCGTGCCGAGTGCCGCGGCCGTGACCAGCTGCGGCCTGCCGCTTACCATCAGTGCGCCGCCGCCGCGGCGGGCGCTGGCACTGGAGCAGAACGCCACCGAGATCCTGCTGACGCTGGGGCTCGCGGACCGGATGGCCGGCACCAGCTACCAGACCGACCCGGTGCTGCCGGAGCTGAAGGCCGCCTACGACGCGGTGCCGGTGCTGGCGAAGCTCTACCCGAACCGCGAGGCCGTCCTGGCCGCGAAGCCGGACTTCGTCTACTCGACGTTCACCTCCGCCTACGCCACGGATGCGGCCGGGCCGCGTGCCGACCTGCAGAAGCTCGGCGTTCCCGCGTACCTGTCCCGGTTCGCCTGCGAGGACCCGGCGGCCGGTGCGGGCGCGGTGGGCTTCGACGGCATCTTCGCGGAGATCGAGGAGATCGCCGGCATCTTCGGCGTGGCGGAGAAGGGCGCGCAGGTCGTCGCGGACCAGCGGGCGCGGCTCGCGGCCACGGCCGGTGCGGGCAGCGCGGACACGGACGTGCTCTGGTACTACTCCGGTACCACCACGCCGTACGTCGCCGGGCAGAACGGGCTCCCGGCCGCGATCAGCGCGCACCTGGGCGTGACCAACGCGTACGGCGACGCGACCCAGACCTGGCCGGCCGGCAGCTGGGAGGAGATCGCGCAGCGGAACCCGGACGTGATCGTGCTGGCCGACCTGACCCGCGGCGGCGACGGCGACAGCGCGCAGTCCAAGAAGGACTTCCTGACGTCGAACGCCGTTACCAAGAACCTCGACGCCGTGAAGAACGACCGGTTCGTCACGGTCTCCGGCTCGTCGATGGACCCGTCGATCCGATCGATCACCGCGGCCGAGCAGGTCGCGGCCGGACTGAAGGAGCTGGGCCGGTGA